In the genome of Pseudoglutamicibacter cumminsii, one region contains:
- a CDS encoding GNAT family N-acetyltransferase, which produces MPQPPLIQQHTLRVEQDEVQSRFSLFDGDDFIGFIQYEQDGDVLSFVHTIIKEEFSRRGYARALTTIAFERMWALGLKVNPVCTYTVDYLETHPQYGVLRAQ; this is translated from the coding sequence ATGCCGCAGCCTCCATTGATTCAGCAGCACACGCTTCGTGTTGAGCAGGACGAGGTCCAGTCTCGTTTCAGTCTTTTTGATGGCGATGACTTCATTGGGTTCATCCAGTACGAACAAGACGGCGACGTTCTGAGCTTCGTCCACACGATCATCAAGGAAGAGTTTTCGCGCCGCGGGTACGCGCGTGCCCTGACTACGATCGCGTTTGAACGCATGTGGGCGTTGGGTCTCAAGGTCAACCCGGTGTGCACCTACACTGTGGACTATCTCGAGACGCATCCGCAGTACGGCGTGCTGCGCGCGCAGTAG
- a CDS encoding thymidylate synthase, whose translation MTVPTPYEDMLKDVLENGTPKSDRTGTGTISVFGRQIRYDLSGGTLPLITTKRVHFKSVALELLWFLRGDSNVRWLQERGVSIWNEWADEDGELGPVYGVQWRSWPTPDGGHIDQIAELMQQLRENPDSRRHIVSAWNVAEIKNMALPPCHAFFQFYIANGKLSCQLYQRSADTFLGVPFNIASYSLLVHMMAQQLGLEPGEFVWTGGDVHIYDNHIEQVKTQLEREPYEYPTLRFARKPESIFDYEFEDFIVENYQHHPGIAAPIAV comes from the coding sequence ATGACCGTCCCCACGCCATATGAAGACATGCTCAAGGACGTCCTGGAGAACGGGACGCCGAAATCTGACCGCACCGGAACCGGCACCATCTCGGTTTTCGGCCGGCAGATCCGCTATGACCTCAGCGGCGGAACGCTGCCGCTCATCACGACCAAGCGCGTCCATTTCAAGTCAGTTGCACTGGAACTCTTGTGGTTCCTGCGCGGTGATTCCAATGTGCGCTGGCTCCAGGAACGTGGTGTGAGCATCTGGAATGAGTGGGCTGATGAAGACGGCGAGCTCGGCCCGGTCTATGGTGTCCAATGGCGTTCGTGGCCAACTCCCGACGGCGGGCATATCGACCAGATCGCGGAGCTCATGCAGCAGCTGCGCGAGAACCCTGATTCGCGGCGCCACATCGTTTCCGCGTGGAACGTCGCCGAGATCAAGAACATGGCGCTGCCTCCATGCCACGCGTTCTTCCAGTTCTACATCGCTAACGGCAAGCTTTCGTGCCAGCTCTACCAGCGTTCAGCTGACACGTTCCTCGGCGTACCGTTCAACATCGCTTCCTACTCGCTGCTCGTGCACATGATGGCTCAGCAGCTTGGCTTGGAGCCCGGCGAGTTCGTATGGACGGGTGGCGACGTGCACATTTATGACAACCACATCGAGCAGGTCAAAACCCAGCTTGAACGGGAACCATACGAGTACCCGACGCTGCGTTTCGCGCGGAAGCCGGAGTCCATTTTCGACTACGAATTCGAAGACTTCATCGTCGAGAACTATCAACACCATCCGGGCATCGCGGCACCAATCGCGGTGTGA
- a CDS encoding dihydrofolate reductase yields the protein MHQHFADDFIPHESARQIGMIWAQSAERVIGVDGDIPWRLPEDLAFFKHVTEGHPVIMGRKTWDSIPAAFRPFSNRTNIVLTSQAETRHQVAAAGGHAVDSIAEALDIAYNSEGSEQVWILGGGAIYEALEPMANLAVVTTVDTQVEGDTLAPELSVGWERVVSSPEGEGWIDSEKQQLRYRVDVYQRKG from the coding sequence ATGCATCAACACTTCGCTGACGACTTCATACCGCACGAATCGGCACGCCAGATCGGGATGATCTGGGCGCAGTCGGCCGAACGTGTGATCGGTGTTGACGGTGACATTCCGTGGCGGCTGCCCGAGGACCTCGCGTTCTTCAAGCACGTGACCGAAGGCCACCCCGTGATTATGGGGCGCAAAACCTGGGATTCCATCCCGGCCGCGTTCCGTCCGTTCTCTAACCGCACCAACATCGTGCTAACGAGCCAGGCGGAAACCCGCCATCAGGTCGCTGCCGCCGGTGGACATGCGGTGGATTCAATCGCTGAAGCGCTCGACATCGCTTACAACAGCGAAGGCAGCGAACAGGTCTGGATTCTTGGTGGCGGCGCGATCTACGAGGCGTTGGAGCCGATGGCGAACCTCGCGGTGGTCACGACCGTTGACACCCAGGTCGAAGGCGACACACTGGCCCCCGAGCTCAGCGTCGGGTGGGAACGCGTTGTGTCGAGTCCGGAGGGTGAAGGCTGGATCGACAGCGAAAAGCAACAGCTACGCTACCGCGTGGATGTGTACCAACGAAAAGGCTGA
- a CDS encoding NF038396 family protein: protein MNTTPEKNTKPEGPADGEDLVLGTPRPELHFLLGYMLFPVLALASAAAGVWAVIVGNKIAGVILLVVVVQLFVWGAVRSIGIRKKLVAERMEAVEEFYTGQEAIDRWHAREAERLEAERAQAEREQAGKTQAEQNKRDS from the coding sequence ATGAACACGACACCGGAGAAGAACACCAAGCCGGAAGGGCCGGCGGACGGCGAAGACCTCGTGCTGGGCACTCCACGCCCCGAGCTACACTTCTTGCTCGGCTACATGCTGTTCCCCGTGCTAGCGCTCGCTAGTGCGGCCGCCGGAGTGTGGGCTGTGATCGTTGGCAACAAGATCGCCGGTGTGATCCTGCTGGTGGTTGTGGTCCAACTGTTCGTATGGGGAGCGGTGCGCAGCATCGGCATCCGGAAGAAGCTCGTAGCCGAACGTATGGAAGCCGTCGAAGAGTTCTACACCGGCCAAGAAGCGATCGACCGCTGGCATGCTCGCGAAGCGGAACGCCTCGAAGCTGAGCGTGCACAGGCTGAACGTGAGCAGGCTGGGAAGACGCAGGCCGAACAGAACAAGCGCGATTCATAA
- a CDS encoding choline/carnitine O-acyltransferase has translation MAKNPTIAPHPSTRDLKPLEVPPLDGTLDAYQHALAAVLDGPELEHALAVVENFRTGAGPKLDAALRERAETRAAHGTNWLHDEWYSGYLTVREPLTLSTNVAFQLALPLESSPSGHVPAGLDRAVEFIRRVATVHLQVASGNIPEDVDARGNRITLNQWFVYAVSTRLPLGDEDQIFRSRLDEKNREIGVFINGRLFAVPLTDSAGALVSAEALRAALEAIQATATEPAAIDFNAPSLLGSGVLEDLLPNMLEQGGNHLVYDRLGDMLFTVELLNDRGETDAQRMRGATFTPRGAWTYKPLSYQVSLHDDWTAVNVEHSCIDGATLLTAMQRIQTTEVPAEASTELIQLEAEELVWTLDEGTAAEIRTHADAYAERASKFTVQIITAPHRPPADMPFKFSRDAAAQLTMTIAQQLTYGRIRAVYEAVDMREYRAGRTECLRAATPEAAAFAQKLVAGTATHDDLLAAANAHRGWVKRCKSGNGFDRHIQMMATIDASDPFFTDDAALAVRRDFLSTTSVGGPQQIVRYSFAPTVPEGFGISYTPLPEATEFCVSWNIDTAEKPEEFTANLVKAAEMLWDFLDQEEFLQQ, from the coding sequence GTGGCTAAGAATCCGACCATTGCCCCGCACCCGTCAACGCGGGATCTGAAACCGCTCGAGGTTCCACCACTGGACGGAACCCTAGACGCGTATCAGCATGCACTCGCCGCAGTGCTTGACGGCCCTGAGCTCGAACACGCTCTAGCAGTGGTTGAGAACTTCCGTACCGGCGCTGGACCGAAGCTTGATGCGGCTCTGCGGGAGCGTGCCGAGACCCGAGCCGCTCACGGCACCAACTGGCTTCACGACGAATGGTATTCCGGCTACCTCACGGTCCGTGAGCCACTGACCCTCAGCACCAATGTGGCGTTCCAGCTCGCCTTGCCCCTCGAGTCATCACCGTCGGGGCACGTGCCCGCGGGCCTGGATCGCGCCGTCGAGTTCATCCGGCGCGTGGCAACGGTGCACCTGCAGGTGGCGTCCGGGAACATTCCGGAGGATGTGGACGCCCGCGGCAACCGCATCACGCTGAACCAATGGTTCGTTTACGCCGTCTCTACACGCCTCCCGCTCGGGGACGAAGACCAGATCTTCCGGAGCAGGCTCGATGAAAAGAACCGGGAGATCGGCGTATTCATCAACGGCCGACTGTTCGCCGTGCCACTCACTGACAGCGCCGGTGCCCTCGTCTCAGCTGAGGCACTACGCGCGGCGCTCGAGGCGATTCAAGCAACGGCCACCGAACCCGCGGCGATCGATTTCAACGCCCCTTCCCTACTGGGTTCCGGTGTTCTTGAAGATCTGCTTCCGAACATGTTGGAGCAGGGCGGTAACCATCTGGTGTACGACCGTTTAGGCGACATGCTCTTCACGGTCGAGCTACTGAACGACCGCGGGGAAACGGACGCCCAGCGCATGCGCGGAGCCACCTTCACCCCGCGCGGAGCATGGACCTACAAGCCGTTGAGCTACCAGGTGAGTCTTCACGACGACTGGACGGCCGTCAACGTAGAGCACTCCTGCATCGACGGCGCTACCCTGCTCACGGCCATGCAACGCATCCAGACAACGGAGGTTCCAGCCGAGGCATCCACGGAGCTCATCCAACTCGAAGCCGAAGAGCTCGTATGGACGCTCGATGAGGGCACCGCCGCGGAGATCCGCACGCATGCCGACGCCTACGCTGAGCGGGCATCGAAGTTCACGGTTCAGATCATCACTGCACCGCATCGTCCGCCGGCAGACATGCCGTTCAAGTTCAGCCGTGACGCCGCGGCTCAACTGACCATGACCATCGCACAGCAACTCACCTACGGCCGAATCCGGGCCGTGTACGAGGCCGTGGACATGCGCGAATACCGCGCCGGGCGCACCGAATGCCTGCGCGCCGCAACCCCGGAGGCCGCGGCCTTTGCGCAGAAGCTCGTCGCAGGAACCGCGACGCACGACGACCTGCTGGCCGCCGCCAACGCTCACCGCGGCTGGGTCAAACGATGCAAGTCCGGAAACGGTTTTGACCGTCACATCCAGATGATGGCCACGATCGATGCCAGCGACCCGTTCTTCACTGACGACGCCGCCCTCGCGGTGCGCCGGGACTTCCTGTCCACGACGTCGGTGGGCGGGCCACAACAGATTGTGCGTTACAGCTTTGCGCCAACGGTGCCGGAAGGCTTCGGCATCTCCTACACTCCATTGCCCGAGGCCACCGAGTTCTGTGTCTCGTGGAACATTGACACCGCTGAGAAGCCGGAGGAGTTCACCGCGAACCTCGTCAAGGCCGCCGAAATGCTGTGGGATTTCCTGGATCAAGAGGAGTTCCTGCAGCAATAG
- the asd gene encoding aspartate-semialdehyde dehydrogenase, giving the protein MTSKAVGFVGYRGMVGSVLMQRMQDEGDFAGIDPVFFSTSQAGAAAPSFAEGAPALKDARDIDELAKLPIIVTAQGGDYTSAVHGKLRAAGWDGIWIDAASTLRMEDDSIIVLDPVNRNVIDRGLETGVKDFVGGNCTVSCMLMGLGGLFRNGLVEWATSMTYQAASGGGARHMRELLTQFGDINASVKELLDDPASAITQIDTEVLRKQRSGELDATQFGVPLAGNLIPWIDSDLGNGQSREEWKAGVETNKVLGTTAENHVMVDGLCVRIGAMRSHSQALTIKLREDVGLDEVARLIDSDNEWATVVPNEKETTMNELTPVAASGTLDIPVGRLRQLEMGPQYISAFTVGDQLLWGAAEPLRRMLQIALGNL; this is encoded by the coding sequence ATGACTTCAAAGGCTGTAGGTTTTGTCGGTTACCGCGGCATGGTGGGCTCCGTCCTCATGCAGCGTATGCAAGATGAAGGGGACTTCGCCGGAATCGACCCGGTGTTCTTCTCGACGTCCCAGGCGGGCGCGGCTGCTCCATCGTTCGCTGAGGGCGCCCCTGCGCTCAAAGACGCTCGCGATATCGATGAGCTCGCCAAGCTTCCGATCATCGTCACCGCGCAAGGCGGCGACTACACGAGCGCCGTGCACGGTAAGCTGCGCGCTGCCGGCTGGGACGGCATCTGGATCGACGCGGCGAGCACGCTTCGCATGGAAGACGACTCCATCATCGTGCTGGACCCCGTCAACCGCAATGTGATCGACCGCGGCCTCGAGACCGGCGTCAAGGACTTCGTGGGCGGTAACTGCACCGTCTCATGCATGCTCATGGGCCTGGGTGGCCTGTTCCGCAACGGCCTGGTCGAATGGGCGACCTCGATGACCTACCAGGCGGCTTCGGGTGGCGGCGCACGCCACATGCGTGAGCTGCTGACTCAGTTCGGCGACATCAACGCGTCCGTCAAAGAGCTGCTGGACGATCCGGCGTCCGCGATCACCCAGATCGATACCGAGGTTCTGCGCAAGCAGCGTTCCGGCGAGCTCGATGCAACCCAGTTCGGCGTTCCGTTGGCGGGCAACCTGATCCCGTGGATCGATTCCGACCTCGGCAACGGCCAGTCCCGCGAAGAGTGGAAGGCGGGCGTGGAGACCAACAAGGTTCTGGGCACCACCGCTGAGAACCACGTCATGGTCGATGGGTTGTGCGTGCGCATCGGCGCGATGCGGTCGCACTCGCAGGCGCTCACGATCAAGCTACGTGAAGATGTGGGCCTCGACGAGGTCGCTCGCCTGATCGATTCCGATAACGAGTGGGCCACGGTCGTTCCGAATGAGAAGGAAACGACCATGAACGAGCTGACCCCGGTCGCGGCGTCCGGAACCCTCGACATCCCTGTGGGCCGCTTGCGTCAGTTGGAGATGGGTCCGCAGTACATTTCCGCGTTCACGGTCGGCGACCAGCTGCTGTGGGGCGCTGCGGAGCCGCTGCGCCGCATGCTGCAGATCGCACTCGGCAACCTGTAA
- a CDS encoding UDP-N-acetylmuramate dehydrogenase, which produces MSQQVQQSQQQGQQQLSDITRLSDITTMGVGGPADRFIVARTREEILEAVQEADAAGIPLLIAGGGSNLVIADEGYRGTVLQIATHGINVGEDTANTGTVPVTIEAGHPWDEAVAWTVEHELGGLEALSGIPGAAGATPVQNVGAYGADVSNTLVSIEAWDRHEGRLVTMQASELDLTYRNSVLKRATQNGSPRWVVLAVTFGLKRGEALPVAYDQLARALNVELGTRVSLADVREAVLGLRRAKGMVVDPQDPDTNSCGSFFMNPIVEESLTAALPAEAPRYPAGKDGHVKLSAAWLIDHAGYHKGFGMKGQPGEEIAGGRASLSSKHTLAVTNQGGASCADVVALARAVRAGVKDAWGIELHHEPLLIGTSLDA; this is translated from the coding sequence ATGAGCCAGCAGGTGCAACAGAGCCAGCAACAGGGCCAACAACAGCTCAGCGACATCACGAGGCTCAGCGACATCACAACCATGGGCGTCGGCGGCCCAGCCGACCGCTTCATCGTGGCCCGCACGCGAGAAGAGATCCTCGAAGCCGTTCAAGAGGCCGATGCGGCAGGCATCCCGCTGCTGATTGCCGGCGGCGGCTCGAACCTCGTGATCGCCGACGAAGGCTACCGGGGGACCGTCCTGCAGATCGCAACCCACGGCATCAACGTTGGCGAAGACACAGCCAACACCGGAACCGTTCCGGTGACGATCGAGGCGGGCCATCCGTGGGATGAGGCCGTCGCTTGGACGGTTGAGCACGAACTCGGAGGGCTTGAAGCCCTCTCCGGTATCCCTGGTGCGGCTGGTGCGACCCCGGTTCAGAATGTGGGCGCGTACGGTGCCGACGTCTCCAACACGCTGGTCTCGATCGAAGCGTGGGACCGGCACGAAGGCCGGCTCGTAACCATGCAAGCCTCCGAGCTGGACCTGACCTACCGGAACTCCGTTTTGAAGCGGGCAACCCAGAACGGTTCGCCGCGCTGGGTCGTGCTGGCCGTGACGTTTGGGCTCAAACGAGGCGAGGCGTTGCCTGTCGCGTACGATCAGCTCGCCCGCGCCCTCAACGTCGAACTCGGGACCCGGGTCTCGCTGGCCGATGTTCGCGAAGCCGTGTTGGGCCTGCGCCGCGCCAAGGGCATGGTCGTTGACCCTCAAGATCCAGACACGAACTCGTGCGGTTCCTTCTTCATGAACCCGATCGTCGAGGAATCGCTCACCGCCGCCTTGCCGGCGGAGGCTCCACGTTATCCGGCAGGCAAGGACGGCCACGTCAAGCTGTCCGCTGCGTGGCTCATCGACCACGCGGGCTATCACAAGGGCTTCGGCATGAAAGGCCAGCCGGGTGAAGAGATCGCCGGTGGCCGCGCATCGTTGTCCTCCAAACATACGCTCGCCGTGACCAACCAGGGTGGCGCATCGTGTGCCGACGTCGTAGCTTTGGCCCGCGCGGTTCGCGCCGGTGTCAAGGACGCGTGGGGGATCGAACTCCACCACGAGCCGCTGCTCATCGGAACCTCGCTCGACGCCTGA
- a CDS encoding MaoC family dehydratase, with translation MAAFETGQELGRTQIELTRADLIRYAGASGDFNPIHWNDRFATEVGLPGVIAHGMLTMGAAVQLVTDWAGCPGKIEDYQTRFTGMVPVADDAGTNPAEAVGATLDVVATVGKVVDEERIRVDLEVTLDGEKVLNRAQAIVKVAGRSEDA, from the coding sequence ATGGCAGCCTTCGAAACCGGCCAAGAACTCGGCCGCACACAGATCGAACTGACCCGCGCCGACCTCATCCGCTACGCCGGCGCATCAGGCGACTTCAACCCGATCCACTGGAACGACCGCTTCGCAACCGAAGTAGGGCTGCCCGGCGTGATCGCGCACGGAATGCTCACGATGGGTGCCGCCGTCCAGCTCGTAACCGACTGGGCAGGCTGCCCCGGCAAGATCGAGGACTACCAGACCCGCTTCACCGGCATGGTCCCCGTAGCCGACGACGCCGGCACTAACCCCGCCGAAGCCGTCGGCGCAACGCTCGATGTGGTTGCCACGGTCGGCAAGGTCGTGGACGAAGAACGCATCCGCGTGGACCTCGAAGTGACCCTCGATGGCGAAAAAGTGCTCAACCGCGCGCAAGCGATCGTGAAGGTCGCCGGCCGCTCCGAGGACGCATGA
- a CDS encoding FAS1-like dehydratase domain-containing protein, translating to MGVNADLQGHTYPAAAPYSVGREAIRDFARAVKATHPHHYDVQAAQAAGHADLVAPPTFAVVIAQRAEAAYITDPNSGIDFSRVVHADERFTHVRPLVAGDEITATVTVDRTRAVGTGGMVTTSTVLTDANGETVSTVRSTLMIRGEDD from the coding sequence ATGGGCGTGAATGCAGACCTGCAGGGCCACACATACCCTGCCGCCGCACCGTACTCGGTCGGCCGAGAAGCAATCCGCGACTTCGCGCGCGCAGTCAAAGCAACACATCCACACCACTACGACGTCCAAGCCGCGCAAGCAGCCGGCCACGCCGACCTCGTAGCGCCACCAACCTTCGCGGTCGTGATCGCGCAGCGCGCCGAAGCCGCCTACATCACCGACCCGAACTCCGGCATCGACTTCTCCCGCGTCGTCCACGCAGACGAACGCTTCACCCACGTCCGCCCGCTCGTCGCCGGCGACGAAATCACCGCCACCGTGACAGTGGACCGCACCCGCGCCGTCGGGACCGGCGGCATGGTCACCACATCAACCGTACTCACAGACGCCAACGGCGAAACCGTCAGCACCGTACGCTCAACCCTCATGATCCGCGGGGAGGACGACTAA
- a CDS encoding DUF1963 domain-containing protein: MLPLHGYKDAVLAWLSKRGCGSLSPQVCAVFSESSFEPGRAGLAEYFDSGAHISWIAGPGISGVDWPRNTSGDMLAHVATFCLSDAQLHPETRASWGNDLDLPSGFLEIYHDLQTYGYDPADRNERGWLVRYIPDVTGLHLVDEAVGLDPVSGDECQQGLMMPGFTLPTFEDLPTNTAVSFDQWESCFEELKAGWHVQRVEVSADYQIPYSHLGGHSAHGKCAVSDLLHEALPLGDGDEHYLLASIESWTTLNGWFGDAGTLEVWIRKQDLAQQRFDEAWCLIRND, encoded by the coding sequence ATGCTTCCGCTGCACGGTTATAAGGATGCGGTCTTAGCGTGGCTCTCTAAACGTGGGTGTGGCAGTTTATCGCCGCAGGTTTGCGCAGTTTTCTCTGAATCATCTTTTGAGCCAGGCCGGGCTGGCCTCGCTGAATACTTTGACTCCGGGGCGCACATCTCTTGGATTGCCGGGCCAGGGATTTCGGGGGTCGACTGGCCTAGAAACACATCTGGAGACATGTTGGCTCACGTCGCTACTTTTTGCTTATCCGACGCCCAACTTCATCCAGAAACAAGAGCTTCTTGGGGTAACGACTTAGATCTGCCAAGCGGGTTTCTAGAGATCTACCATGACCTGCAAACCTATGGTTATGACCCAGCTGATCGGAACGAACGGGGCTGGCTGGTGAGATATATCCCAGATGTGACGGGATTGCATCTGGTCGATGAAGCCGTTGGTCTGGACCCTGTTAGCGGTGATGAGTGTCAGCAGGGGCTCATGATGCCGGGTTTCACTTTGCCGACGTTTGAAGATCTTCCAACCAACACGGCAGTAAGTTTTGATCAGTGGGAGTCGTGTTTTGAGGAACTAAAAGCAGGATGGCATGTGCAACGGGTCGAGGTTAGCGCTGACTATCAGATTCCCTATAGCCATCTAGGTGGCCACTCCGCGCACGGGAAATGCGCTGTTTCTGATCTGCTACACGAAGCATTGCCACTAGGTGACGGCGATGAGCATTATTTGCTTGCTTCGATCGAGTCGTGGACAACGCTTAACGGCTGGTTCGGCGATGCGGGCACCTTAGAAGTATGGATAAGAAAGCAAGATCTCGCCCAGCAACGCTTCGATGAGGCTTGGTGCCTGATCCGTAACGACTAG